One Kushneria konosiri genomic window, CGTGGCCTGTTCTGGCGACGTCCCTATCTGGCGGCCGTCATGACGGTGATGATGCTCTCGCTGGCAGGTATTCCGATGACGGCGGGCTTCATCGGCAAGTTCTATGTGCTGGCGACCGGTGTTGAAGCTCAGCTCTGGTGGCTGGTGGCCGGTGTAATCATCGGCAGTGCCATCAGTCTCTACTATTATCTGCGCGTCATGGTCATGCTCTATCTTCATCCTACTGAAGAAGAAGAGTACGACGCTTCCAGTGACTGGGGGCAGCGTGCCGGCGGGATCATGGTCATCCTGCTGGCGCTGGCCGTGCTGATACTGGGGGTCTATCCCCAGCCGATGATCATGCTGGTCAGCGGTGCCACACTGGGCTGAGGCTCAGTGCCTTGAGATAGATTTCTGGTGGCATGCAAAAGCGCCCCGCTCGAAAGAGCGGGGCGCCTTGTTTTGTTCGCAAGAGGCAGCAACGATCGTCGCTGTCAGCGCATGCTCTGTGGCGTCGTGCCGCCAAGCCCTGCAATTGAAATGCTACGCGCGCACGGCAGCGGCAGGGTAACGTCCACGGCCAGCGGCAGGTGATCAGAGAAAAGCGGTGGCAGGGCGCGTAGATGACTCATCTTCAGTGACGGCGATACAGCGATATGGTCCAGCGCGCGCGTGGGCTGCCAGGCCGGATGGCTGGGAACGCCGTGCCCCTGTTCCAGTGAGAGCGCTCTGGAAAAGCGCGGATGGGCTTTGAGCTTGTCGTGGGTGCAGTTCAGATCGCCCATGATGATGACGTTTTTGAGCGGGGCGATCAGCTCGCTGATGTAGTCGAGCTGCAGATGCTGGGTGCGAGTGCCCAGTGCCAGATGCAGCACGAAAAGGTGCAGTGCCTCCGGACCTTCCCCGAACCGGATGTGCATGGCGCCGCGCCCTTTGGGGCCGGGCAGGCGATGATTATCGGTGTGACTGATCGCCAGACGGCTAAGGAGACCGTTGCTGTGCTTGGCGAATCGACCGAAATCGCGGTTGATCTGCTGCGAGGCGTAGGGAAAGCCGGCCTGTGCAGCCAGATACTCGACGTGATTGATATTGCTTGAACGGAAGCTGCCACCATCCACTTCCTGGAGTCCGACAAGATCGAACTCGCGGAAGGTGTCACACATGATGTCAAGACGAGTCGATCGCCCACGATGCGGCAGGAAATGCTGCCAGCTACGAGTCACGTAGTGATGATAGGCGTGCGTGTGAATGCCAACCTGCATGTTGAAGGTGAGCAGCCTGAGAGATGTGATGCGTTCGCTTTGATGATCGTCCTGCATTCAATATCCCGTTTGGCAAGGCAGGAAGGCCCGATACGGGGCGTATCGGGCCACCAGCACCATGCATCAATTATGAATCAATTGGTGCCCTGTGCCTCTTTTTCCTGACGGGTCTTCTCGATCAGGGCTTCGGCGATTTTTGGCATATTGTCCAGACCGTTGGCCGAGCGCGGTGTAATGACATACTGACCGTTGACGACCAGCGCCGGTACACCCATCAGCTTGTAGGCCTTCATGCGGGCATTGGCCTGATTGAGCTGGCTTTTGACCCCAAAGGAGTTGAGGGCCTTGAGCGCGGCGTCCTTGCTGACACCATAGTTTGTGAAGAACTCGGCGATCTCGTCGTCATCGGTCATGCGGTGCCCAT contains:
- a CDS encoding endonuclease/exonuclease/phosphatase family protein; the protein is MQDDHQSERITSLRLLTFNMQVGIHTHAYHHYVTRSWQHFLPHRGRSTRLDIMCDTFREFDLVGLQEVDGGSFRSSNINHVEYLAAQAGFPYASQQINRDFGRFAKHSNGLLSRLAISHTDNHRLPGPKGRGAMHIRFGEGPEALHLFVLHLALGTRTQHLQLDYISELIAPLKNVIIMGDLNCTHDKLKAHPRFSRALSLEQGHGVPSHPAWQPTRALDHIAVSPSLKMSHLRALPPLFSDHLPLAVDVTLPLPCARSISIAGLGGTTPQSMR